The following proteins are encoded in a genomic region of Gemmatimonadales bacterium:
- a CDS encoding arginine deiminase family protein gives MKAIHVTSEIGSLRSVLVHTPGNELLGVTPGTREDYLYDDVIDLEHARKEHRHLVAVLERFTEVIQVRDALAEIFAKTEVRDRLVGRALDIVPSDALAQRLSKLPVRELVDVLVAGAVEEPGPIAAALNEQGYMLPPLPNLFFTRDVGIVIGGHAVIGSMRYGVRWTEELLVSALFRFHPAFANAGILYDGSEERRTNFSLEGGDVHPLRPDLVVLGFSERSSPAALDYLTDVLFEKCGIEDVIVVVMPKEPTAIHLDMIFTQVDREMCVVYPPHFVGPERLAVLHRHKGQAAVKEMPNLFAALNAVRHPLEPIFCGGASRADQEREQWGSACNFVSVRPGVVVGYDRHDATLKEMQKAGFRIVPARKFLGGEDPVDDDARAAIVIKGSELIRGGGGPRCMTMPLRRDDP, from the coding sequence GTGAAAGCGATCCACGTCACCTCCGAGATCGGTTCGCTGCGCTCGGTGCTGGTGCACACGCCCGGCAACGAGTTGCTGGGCGTCACGCCAGGCACGCGGGAGGACTACCTCTACGACGACGTGATCGACCTGGAGCATGCGCGGAAGGAGCACCGGCACCTGGTGGCGGTGCTCGAACGCTTCACCGAGGTGATCCAGGTCCGCGACGCGCTGGCCGAGATTTTCGCGAAGACCGAGGTGCGTGACCGCCTGGTGGGGCGCGCTCTCGACATCGTGCCCTCCGACGCGCTGGCGCAACGCCTGTCCAAGCTGCCGGTGCGCGAGCTGGTGGACGTGCTGGTCGCGGGCGCGGTCGAGGAGCCGGGCCCGATCGCGGCGGCGCTGAACGAACAGGGTTACATGCTCCCGCCGCTGCCCAACCTCTTCTTCACCCGGGACGTCGGGATCGTCATCGGCGGGCATGCGGTGATCGGCTCGATGCGCTACGGGGTGCGCTGGACCGAGGAGCTGCTGGTCTCGGCGCTGTTCCGGTTCCACCCGGCGTTCGCGAACGCCGGCATCCTCTACGACGGTTCGGAAGAGCGGCGCACCAATTTCAGCCTCGAGGGCGGGGACGTGCACCCGCTGCGTCCCGATCTCGTCGTGCTGGGATTCTCCGAGCGCTCCTCGCCGGCCGCGCTCGATTACCTCACCGACGTGCTGTTCGAGAAGTGCGGCATCGAGGACGTCATCGTGGTGGTGATGCCCAAGGAGCCGACGGCGATCCACCTCGACATGATCTTCACCCAGGTGGACCGCGAGATGTGCGTGGTCTACCCGCCGCATTTCGTGGGCCCGGAGCGGCTCGCGGTGCTCCACCGCCACAAGGGCCAGGCGGCGGTGAAGGAGATGCCGAACCTGTTCGCCGCGTTGAACGCGGTGCGCCACCCGCTGGAGCCGATCTTCTGCGGCGGCGCCAGCCGCGCCGACCAGGAGCGGGAGCAGTGGGGGTCGGCGTGCAACTTCGTGTCGGTGCGGCCGGGCGTGGTGGTCGGGTACGACCGTCACGACGCCACGCTGAAGGAGATGCAGAAGGCCGGCTTCCGTATCGTGCCGGCTCGAAAGTTCCTGGGCGGCGAGGACCCGGTGGACGACGACGCGCGCGCCGCCATCGTGATCAAGGGCAGCGAGCTGATCCGCGGCGGCGGGGGGCCCCGCTGCATGACGATGCCGCTCCGCCGCGACGATCCGTGA
- a CDS encoding 3'-5' exonuclease — MRTLSERALVYLREGPRQPLDITRDVLGLQRANPAVAERLVVALLGADPRFAFDVEGCWSVVPAPAWRGVPLRDIRFAVVDVETTGMRARHGDRITEIAVVHVDGGRIQVAFESLVNPGRPIPPRIVSLTGITDALVNGAPPFEQIADPVLAALAGRVFVAHNARFDWRFVEAEVERARDAILRPPRLCTVRLTRALVPELERRNLDSVIHFFGIETDRRHRAAGDAVATAQVLRRLLQRAETSGIATWQELEVMAG, encoded by the coding sequence GTGAGGACGCTCTCCGAGCGTGCGCTGGTCTACCTCCGCGAAGGCCCGCGGCAGCCCCTCGACATCACCCGCGACGTACTCGGCCTCCAGCGCGCCAACCCTGCGGTGGCGGAGCGCCTCGTGGTCGCGCTGCTCGGCGCGGACCCGCGCTTCGCGTTCGACGTCGAGGGCTGCTGGAGCGTGGTGCCGGCGCCGGCGTGGCGCGGAGTCCCGCTGCGCGACATCCGCTTCGCCGTGGTGGACGTCGAGACCACGGGCATGCGCGCCCGCCACGGCGACCGCATCACCGAGATCGCGGTCGTCCACGTGGATGGCGGCCGGATCCAGGTGGCGTTCGAGTCGCTCGTGAACCCCGGGCGACCGATCCCGCCGCGCATCGTCTCCCTCACCGGCATCACCGACGCGCTGGTGAACGGGGCGCCGCCATTTGAGCAGATCGCCGATCCGGTGCTCGCGGCGCTGGCGGGACGCGTGTTCGTGGCGCACAACGCGCGCTTCGACTGGCGCTTCGTGGAGGCGGAGGTGGAGCGGGCGCGCGATGCGATCCTGCGGCCACCGCGCCTCTGCACCGTCCGGCTCACCCGCGCGCTGGTGCCCGAGCTCGAGCGACGTAACCTCGACAGCGTGATCCATTTCTTCGGTATCGAGACCGACCGCCGTCACCGCGCCGCGGGCGACGCCGTCGCCACCGCCCAGGTGCTGCGGCGGCTCCTTCAGCGCGCCGAGACCAGCGGCATCGCTACCTGGCAGGAGCTGGAGGTGATGGCCGGATGA